Proteins co-encoded in one Aspergillus flavus chromosome 2, complete sequence genomic window:
- a CDS encoding RNA polymerase III transcription factor TFIIIC subunit Tfc4 (RNA polymerase III transcription factor TFIIIC subunit), with translation MDYLDQSNHDTQAGEVAYPDIDETIHYPWQGPQQTAQSDPIHSVLDPRLYKDLFPSNSSQLPEEILDEDEGAEEYAEIDDSAEDSTYEFSPEESSTDEELTDEGDEGDDDSYSRRRRRRRGTGPFSGRFGARGGKGIKRGPRKPLEPSPEFKILHSEATSAFIDGDYDRAIELVKQAIQINPEMFAAHSLLSEIWLAQGHKDKALTALFSGAHTRPKDPTVWAKVARMILERAGEDRQSALNDVVYCYSRVIDVNPKNFNVRFQRAAIYRELGYNGRAATEYERILKELPHNARALRHIAEIYIDLNDVQKAVDHWADSVEYFLSLDPEEAPEFSWSDVNIYAELYGYLSQPEKGLWALKTLSRWLLGRKNDTMWEDFDEDDREWDVSDSPRRIKADGYEPGRWPRDSYGLGLPLELRIKLGLFRLRMGYQHKDEALHHFGWLNPDDTSEGARLYDYGDLFREVADALKEVGLFEDALRFYMPLQQTEEYADVSFFMATGDCFRHLDRLEDAENCYLTVAEHDARNIESRVQLAKLYEGIGMTEQALKYVNEAVLLGRQETRGNRRRKDTRLEQLVMEFKLADGEIAAPGLSSALPHPVGNDGTAPTLTTKPAAVFGRKDSPESENERTESIQFLYTKLLQLQPKVKGGDLEATEDWLDIADALLREFRSNRVFYPLQRNAMFLGYSRDAHKKAGKKTMMDEMQEMAGRLHESLGTITEEPLQGAIPTDYHGITFDEWLDLFLQYALVVAGQGEPEEAYDSLAAAADASIWYHSKPSTRLIHVCWFTCALRAQDEETLANEARWFIKEYQFVTDTYRLFSMLSRLCGDPHRSLFHSSANMKFMLRQIKAMDYTIPDGTTGLRSSKPVRESIYQERARLSTRDENGEVIPAEAMDVALLVLYGHILYSGNSFLPALNYFFRAYALDDQNPTVLLSIALSYIHHSLKRQSENRHFMIMQGLAFMEEYRRVRERPGSLLQERQEMEFNYARVWHMLGLSNLAVEGYQRVLELGKQIQAESRGAKPVVQITRHVDDDVEMRDAEMDKEPFVEDFSPEAALALQTLYALSGDLHLAKDVTANWLVI, from the exons ATGGATTATCTTGACCAGTCCAACCATGATACCCAAGCCGGGGAGGTCGCGTACCCTGACATTGACGAGACGATACATTATCCGTGGCAAGGACCCCAGCAAACGGCCCAGTCCGACCCTATTCATTCAGTGCTGGATCCCCGTTTGTATAAGGACTTGTTCCCAAGCAATTCTTCGCAGTTACCAGAGGAAATactcgatgaagacgagggtGCCGAAGAATATGCTGAAATTGATGACTCTGCGGAGGATTCTACCTATGAGTTCTCACCAGAAGAAAGCTCGAC CGATGAGGAACTGACCGATGAGGGTGatgagggtgatgatgattcGTATTCTCGTCGGAGAAGACGCCGCAGAGGTACGGGGCCTTTCTCTGGTCGTTTCGGTGCGCGTGGTGGTAAAGGAATCAAGCGCGGGCCTCGCAAACCATTAGAGCCTAGCCCCGAATTTAAGATACTGCACTCGGAGGCTACATCGGCCTTTATTGATGGTGATTATGACCGTGCTATCGAGTTGGTAAAACAGGCAATTCAAATCAACCCGGAGATGTTTGCTGCCCATTCTCTCTTATCAGAGATTTGGTTAGCACAGGGCCACAAAGACAAAGCATTGACCGCTTTGTTTAGCGGTGCACATACGCGCCCTAAAGATCCGACAGTCTGGGCCAAAGTGGCACGAATGATCCTGGAGCGGGCTGGAGAGGATCGCCAAAGCGCACTCAATGATGTTGTTTACTGCTATAGCCGTGTCATTGATGTCAACCCAAAGAACTTTAATGTACGCTTCCAACGAGCGGCTATCTACCGGGAATTAGGCTACAATGGTCGAGCTGCGACGGAGTACGAGCGGATTCTCAAGGAATTACCACATAATGCCAGGGCTCTGCGACATATTGCAGAGATCTATATTGACCTGAACGATGTCCAAAAGGCAGTTGACCACTGGGCAGACAGTGTGGAGtattttctatctcttgACCCGGAAGAAGCCCCCGAGTTTTCCTGGTCAGATGTGAATATCTATGCTGAGCTTTATGGCTACTTAAGCCAACCCGAGAAAGGGCTTTGGGCCCTGAAGACGCTCTCTAGATGGCTCCTCGGCCGCAAAAACGACACGATGTGGGAAGACTTCGATGAGGACGATCGCGAATGGGATGTGAGTGATTCGCCTCGGCGCATCAAAGCTGATGGATACGAACCCGGGCGATGGCCACGAGACTCCTATGGGCTGGGTCTTCCTCTAGAGCTCCGCATTAAACTTGGCCTTTTCCGTCTGAGAATGGGGTATCAACATAAGGATGAAGCTTTG CATCACTTCGGATGGCTCAATCCAGACGACACATCCGAAGGAGCCCGACTCTATGATTACGGGGATCTCTTCCGAGAGGTTGCAGACGCACTCAAAGAAGTAGGACTATTTGAAGATGCACTTCGGTTCTACATGCCACTACAGCAGACAGAAGAGTATGCGGATGTCAGTTTCTTCATGGCCACGGGAGATTGCTTCCGGCATCTGGACAGGCTTGAAGACGCCGAAAATTGCTATCTTACAGTCGCAGAGCATGACGCGAGAAATATAGAATCTCGTGTACAACTGGCGAAGTTATATGAGGGCATTGGCATGACCGAGCAGGCACTCAAGTATGTAAACGAAGCCGTTCTACTTGGAAGGCAAGAAACCAGGGGAAATCGCCGACGGAAAGACACAAGGCTTGAGCAATTAGTAATGGAGTTCAAGTTAGCTGACGGTGAAATTGCGGCGCCCGGCTTGAGTTCAGCTTTGCCACACCCTGTAGGTAATGATGGAACAGCACCTACACTCACCACTAAGCCTGCAGCTGTGTTCGGTCGAAAGGATTCCCCGGAGTCCGAAAATGAAAGGACTGAAAGCATCCAATTCCTCTACACTAAACtactgcagctgcagccaaAGGTCAAGGGAGGCGATCTCGAAGCCACAGAGGATTGGCTGGATATTGCGGATGCACTGTTGCGCGAGTTTCGATCCAACCGAGTATTTTATCCGCTACAGCGCAATGCCATGTTTCTTGGCTATTCACGAGATGCCCACAAAAAGgctggaaagaaaacgatGATGGATGAGATGCAGGAGATGGCTGGCCGTCTCCATGAGTCTCTAG GCACTATCACCGAAGAACCTCTTCAAGGGGCTATACCGACCGACTATCATGGTATAACTTTTGATGAGTGGCTTGACCTGTTCCTTCAGTACGCCCTTGTTGTGGCAGGACAGGGTGAACCAGAAGAAGCGTACGACTCActtgcagcagcagcggatGCCAGTATTTGGTACCATTCCAAACCCAGCACTCGCTTGATCCACGTTTGCTGGTTCA CTTGTGCTCTTCGAGCGCAGGACGAGGAAACCCTTGCCAATGAGGCACGCTGGTTCATCAAGGAATATCAGTTCGTAACCGATACGTATCGACTTTTCTCCATGCTGAGTCGGCTTTGTGGGGACCCCCACCGGTCTCTCTTCCATTCATCAGCAAACATGAAATTTATGTTGCGACAGATCAAAGCTATGGACTACACGATCCCGGACGGGACCACAGGCTTGCGGTCGAGTAAGCCCGTGAGAGAATCAATCTATCAGGAGCGTGCACGTTTATCGACGCGTGATGAGAACGGAGAAGTCATTCCAGCAGAGGCTATGGACGTCGCTCTACTGGTACTGTACGGTCATATACTTTATTCTGGTAACAGCTTTCTGCCGGCTCTGAATTACTTCTTCCGTGCGTATGCCTTGGACGACCAGAATCCAACGGTGCTTCTTTCGATCGCCCTCAGTTATATTCACCATTCCCTCAAACGTCAGTCTGAAAACCGTCACTTCATGATTATGCAAGGACTCGCATTCATGGAGGAATATCGACGCGTTCGAGAGCGGCCAGGAAGTCTTCTACAAGAGCGACAGGAAATGGAGTTTAACTATGCCCGGGTATGGCACATGCTCGGCTTATCTAATTTGGCAGTAGAAGGCTACCAGCGTGTATTAGAACTGGGGAAGCAAATACAGGCCGAAAGTCGGGGCGCAAAGCCGGTGGTACAAATCACCAGGCATGTGGATGACGATGTGGAGATGAGAGATGCGGAAATGGACAAAGAACCTTTCGTCGAAGACTTCTCTCCCGAGGCAGCATTGGCCCTACAAACCCTCTATGCTCTAAGTGGGGATTTACACCTAGCTAAGGATGTGACCGCGAATTGGTTAGTTATATAG
- a CDS encoding putative phospholipase D precursor (unnamed protein product), producing MPSPSSLLRTLCAIALLGLTAAAPSVQTTLTNGPRPIYAIAHRVLRTEAVTAAISHGANALEVDLHGTDEWWADHDCKKNSAGDTARELFQFIAEERRNGANITFIWLDIKNPDECPQHEPCSIQALRDLVRETLEPVGIRALYGFYQTEESQGYKEILHSLNENEAISLSGSARDVFEMYFTTSRSLPVKQRIMDHGDVNIQKNFGDCHERGGTTCSELRNGRSARNRGQLGKIFAWTSTEGDTRYVSDLLSVAQVDGIIYGSQKHDYKDEARTRNAFWDILDFVKANPDAVRMATADDAPW from the coding sequence ATGCCCTCACCGTCATCGCTGTTACGTACATTATGTGCCATTGCCCTGCTCGGCCTTACAGCCGCCGCCCCGTCCGTGCAGACTACTCTAACCAACGGCCCGCGACCGATCTACGCCATCGCACACAGAGTTCTCCGAACTGAAGCAGTGACAGCGGCGATCTCCCACGGTGCCAACGCATTAGAAGTTGATCTCCACGGCACGGATGAATGGTGGGCTGATCACGACTGCAAGAAAAACAGCGCCGGCGACACGGCCCGCGAGCTCTTCCAGTTCATCGCCGAAGAGCGGAGGAATGGCGCCAACATCACCTTCATCTGGCTGGACATCAAGAACCCCGATGAATGCCCGCAGCACGAACCATGCTCCATCCAGGCCTTGCGGGATCTGGTCCGCGAAACTCTAGAGCCGGTAGGTATCCGAGCCCTGTATGGCTTCTACCAAACCGAAGAAAGCCAGGGCTATAAGGAGATCCTGCACTCGCTGAATGAGAACGAGGCTATTTCTCTCAGTGGCTCTGCCAGGGATGTCTTTGAGATGTATTTTACAACTTCGCGGTCGCTGCCGGTGAAGCAGAGGATCATGGACCATGGAGATGTCAATATTCAGAAGAATTTTGGAGATTGTCATGAGCGTGGGGGGACGACGTGCTCGGAGTTGCGCAATGGGCGCTCGGCTCGAAATAGGGGTCAATTGGGGAAAATATTCGCTTGGACTAGCACGGAGGGGGATACAAGATATGTGAGCGATTTGCTGAGTGTCGCTCAGGTTGACGGGATTATCTATGGAAGTCAGAAACATGATTATAAGGATGAAGCCCGTACTAGGAATGCCTTCTGGGATATTCTTGACTTCGTGAAGGCTAATCCGGATGCTGTTCGAATGGCGACGGCGGACGACGCACCTTGGTAG